In Candidatus Desulfofervidus auxilii, one genomic interval encodes:
- a CDS encoding DVU0298 family protein gives MKVPVAYIPKCPFCGEPIEPPKEVPSARILEFPRNVCKNCGAVYVYDATGHNLGAAYVEALVFACDDDWDLAWQLLPEEDYLEGRIEHYDGVTHKVIQGNFYQERYIRGVLLFIKLQEDIQEVTNEGVKKKISSLTYSSTPKRSPRFSKKLVEELVKENNLEELVNLAKEDTRVVTALQRLLYSGDEQLRWRAIKALGEVSKVIVKFKPSIVTKFLRNIIYARSDSAASSWGAIGATAEIISNNPEIYKNFIPPFVSFLIDQDSRKEVLWGIGRVAERGRPDLVKKIIPALYKLVTDEDPSIRGHAAWCLGIFKEKPAKPLLEDLLEDQHVIQIFIDGDLKKKTISELARRAIHQIEDA, from the coding sequence ATGAAAGTGCCTGTAGCATATATTCCTAAGTGCCCTTTTTGCGGTGAACCTATTGAGCCTCCTAAAGAGGTGCCTTCTGCCAGAATCCTTGAATTTCCAAGGAATGTCTGCAAAAACTGTGGTGCGGTGTATGTTTATGATGCTACCGGACACAATCTTGGGGCTGCTTATGTTGAAGCCTTGGTCTTTGCCTGTGATGATGACTGGGATTTGGCATGGCAACTTTTACCAGAAGAGGATTATTTGGAGGGACGGATTGAACACTATGATGGAGTTACACATAAGGTTATTCAAGGTAATTTTTATCAAGAAAGATACATCAGAGGAGTGCTACTTTTCATAAAGTTACAGGAAGATATTCAGGAAGTGACTAATGAAGGGGTGAAGAAAAAGATAAGTTCACTTACCTATTCCTCAACTCCTAAACGTTCTCCCCGTTTTTCTAAAAAATTAGTGGAAGAGTTGGTAAAGGAAAACAATTTAGAAGAATTAGTTAATTTAGCTAAGGAAGATACAAGGGTGGTTACTGCCTTACAAAGGCTTCTTTATAGTGGGGATGAGCAGTTAAGGTGGCGAGCCATTAAGGCCTTGGGAGAGGTAAGTAAGGTTATAGTAAAGTTTAAGCCTAGTATAGTTACTAAATTTTTGCGCAATATCATCTATGCCCGTTCTGATTCGGCTGCTTCTAGTTGGGGGGCTATAGGGGCTACTGCCGAAATCATTAGTAACAACCCTGAAATATATAAAAATTTTATTCCCCCTTTTGTTTCTTTTTTAATAGATCAAGATTCTCGGAAAGAAGTATTGTGGGGCATTGGAAGAGTAGCTGAACGCGGGAGGCCTGATTTGGTCAAAAAAATTATCCCTGCGCTTTATAAACTAGTAACAGATGAAGACCCTAGCATCCGAGGGCATGCTGCGTGGTGTCTAGGGATATTTAAAGAAAAACCAGCCAAGCCTTTATTAGAAGATTTATTAGAAGATCAACATGTTATTCAAATCTTCATAGATGGAGACTTAAAGAAAAAGACTATAAGTGAGCTGGCGAGAAGAGCCATCCATCAAATAGAAGATGCATGA